One window from the genome of Nicotiana tomentosiformis chromosome 5, ASM39032v3, whole genome shotgun sequence encodes:
- the LOC138893058 gene encoding uncharacterized protein, whose amino-acid sequence MLQLNDRWDSVGGYKDFDVDEIVVNEDSNYSQLNSAIAEHLMTDTSAKIIEIKYTVKECCPPMEIRNDVGVRSSNYNTIGEVSGTVKLIDMQTSSAIVEYESIIITEHTPNVIEVGQVYQDKQIIVSAMKHYSDMNKFQFRVKRSSARSLHTCSLMDNAYIQRKSTTIVVGSMVMPKYADPKTIYTIKDIQTDILSDHGMNLTYMQAWKGKEKALEFLRGHPADSYSRLPSYLYILEKTYPGSVVKLQKTEDDCFLYTFVALSTSIKGWEHCRPVVVVDCTFLKSAYREIMLTGSTMDAACSILPLAYVVVDAENDASWRSKFKKGHLKLSELYFATARSYTLDEFNERISKIEEIDTRVKAYLYDIGYHRWSRVHATVNRTWTMTSNIAESLNAVRVSTDYIHTVIDGVKRFIIFLQNKRCSYGQFQLDELPCPHALAALIHRNESYENYCSPYYTRENLLHTYEIPVDPLPDESKWNVSQHITEEVVMPHTGKRQSGRPQK is encoded by the exons ATGCTTCAGCTTAATGATCGTTGGGATAGCGTCGGGGGATACAAAGATTTTGATGTTGATGAAATTGTAGTCAATGAAGATTCAAATTATAGTCAATTGAATTCCGCAATTGCAGAGCATCTAATGACTGATACCTCCGCAAAAATCATCGAAATCAAATACACTGTCAAAGAATGTTGCCCTCCAATGGAAATTCGGAACGATGTGGGAGTTCGA TCAAGCAATTATAACACAATTGGAGAAGTATCAGGAACAGTGAAGTTGATTGATATGCAAACATCTTCGGCAATTGTGGAATATGAAAGTATCATCATAACAGAACATACGCCAAATGTTATTGAAGTAGGCCAAGTTTACCAAGACAAGCAAATAATTGTCAGTGCAATGAAGCACTATTCTGACATGAATAAGTTTCAATTTAGGGTGAAAAGGTCTAGTGCAAGAAG CTTGCACACATGCTCTCTAATGGACAACGCATATATACAACGCAAATCTACTACCATAGTAGTtggcagcatggtgatgccaaaataTGCAGATCCTAAGACAATATACACAATAAAAGACATACAAACTGACATATTGTCGGATCATGGTATGAACTTAACATACATGCAAGCTTGGAAAGGAAAGGAAAAGGCTTTGGAATTTTTGAGAGGTCATCCTGCTGATTCCTACAGTCGTTTGCCGAGTTATTTGTATATTCTGGAGAAGACTTATCCGGGATCGGTAGTGAAATTGCAGAAGACTGAAGATGATTGTTTCTTGTATACATTTGTTGCACTTAGTACGTCCATCAAGGGTTGGGAGCATTGTAGGCCAGTTGTAGTAGTTGATTGCACCTTCTTGAAATCGGCATACAGGGAAATCATGCTAACAGGTAGCACAATGGATGCAGCAT GTAGCATATTACCACTAGCATACGTTGTTGTTGATGCAGAAAATGACGCCTCATGGAG GTCAAAGTTCAAGAAAGGTCATCTAAAGTTAAGTGAATTGTACTTTGCCACGGCACGATCATACACGCTTGATGAATTTAATGAAAGAATATCAAAGATTGAAGAGATCGACACACGTGTTAAAGCATACTTATACGATATTGGCTATCACAGATGGTCTCGGGTACATGCTACGGTGAACAGAACATGGACGATGACATCAAATATTGCAGAGTCCTTGAATGCG GTGAGGGTTTCAACAGATTACATCCATACTGTGATAGATGGTGTGAAGCGCTTCATTATTTTtcttcaaaacaagagatgtagTTATGGACAATTCCAGCTTGATGAACTTCCTTGTCCACATGCTTTGGCGGCGTTAATTCACAGGAACGAGTCTTATGAAAACTATTGTTCTCCTTATTACACGAGGGAGAACCTTCTGCATACTTATGAAATACCAGTAGATCCGCTGCCTGATGAAAGCAAATGGAATGTGTCACAACATATAACTGAAGAAGTTGTAATGCCACATACTGGGAAAAGGCAGTCAGGGAGACCTCAAAAATAA